In Pseudosulfitobacter sp. DSM 107133, the DNA window GGAGGTTTTCGGCGTGTTTCGACATGCGCCTGACTACCAAAAGTCAGGTTAAAACGCCATATAAATAACGTGAATCCTAGCGCACAATCACCCCACGCGCGCCGGCGGAGCACCCCAATCGGGACGCCGCCAGTCGATCCCTTCCCACAACATCGCAAGCTGCGCCGAGGTCAGCCGCATCGCCCCATCCTGGGCATTTGGCCAAGGGAAACGGCCTCGTTCGAGCACCTTGTAATAGAGGCAAAACCCTTGCCCATCCCAGAACAGAAGCTTGATCCGGTCACCCCGACGGCCTCGAAACGCAAACACCGCCCCACTGGTAGGCTTTTGTCGCAACACGTCCTGGGTCAGCGCCGCCAGCCCTGCGATCCCCTTGCGCATATCCGTGACACCGCAGGCCAGATACACACGCACACCGGTGCCCGGGCCGATCATGCCCCTTCCACCGCGCGGATCAGGCCCGACAGCGCAGCCGGATCGACCGTGCTTTCAAAATGCAAACTGCGCCCGCCACGCAGGCGCAATTCAACAGCAACTGGAGGCGGCAGTTCAGCGACCGGTGCCTGCGCCACCGGCACCCCTG includes these proteins:
- the tnpB gene encoding IS66 family insertion sequence element accessory protein TnpB (TnpB, as the term is used for proteins encoded by IS66 family insertion elements, is considered an accessory protein, since TnpC, encoded by a neighboring gene, is a DDE family transposase.), coding for MIGPGTGVRVYLACGVTDMRKGIAGLAALTQDVLRQKPTSGAVFAFRGRRGDRIKLLFWDGQGFCLYYKVLERGRFPWPNAQDGAMRLTSAQLAMLWEGIDWRRPDWGAPPARVG